CAAATAACGCTGACCTAATAAAGCCATATTATTAGGAATTTTAACTGGATCTAAGCCAACAAAAGGGGTTTTTAATAATTCATTTTCTAAATTTTTCAAACCCTTTTTTTTATCAATTCCATTTTCAGGAATTGAGATGTTAATATCTTCTGCATCTAAAATTTCATCCGAAGAAATAAACACTTTGTAATTTACATTATCAGCAAAACTAGCACAACTCGAGGCATTAATAATTTTAGATGTAGCCTTAAAGGGCAATTCTTCATTAATTGAGATTGTAGAGTGTTCAGCTATAATATCTTTGAACTGTAAATCAGGCGGGCAAGTTAGATTTAAAGCTTGTACGTTAGATGAAGCTTTTCCGCTATTATTCATTGATACAACCTTGAAATAATAAACGGTATTCTTCACAAGGCCACTAGCTATGTAGGATGTCGTGTTTGCATCAACAATAGATACTAATGTATCTCGGTCAAATTCTGATCTAACGGACCTGTAAACTTTGAAATTAGTCTCGTCTGAAGAATTGTCTACCCAGTTCAAACTTACTTCTGTTTCTGAGATAGAAGTAAGCATAAGATTAGATGGGGCTAAAGGCTTTATATTCTCTTGCCCAACGGCGTGGAACCTTATTAGCAATAAAATTGCCAATAGTTTAAAGAGTAATTTTTGTTTCATGATGATTTTAAATTAAAGGGCTTAAAGTATGGGGTAAATTTACTTCATGAAAAACCTTAGTCAAATACCTACTTTTAGGTATTTTCTTTAAAAAATCTAAATATTTGTTAATTAACTTTTAGATTTTTAATCCATCCTTAATAATAAAAGCGTAATAATCATATTTCTGCATATTCATAAAGTCAGATAATTATATTCGCATTCAAATAAATGCGGCATTTTACAAGAAGTAGGGAACTGCCACCTATTTAAGTAGTAATTTTTTTTGTTTTTTTTATAACGACTATACCGCAGCTATGGAAAGAAAACTTACAATCTCCGGCAAGGGGCAGGTGGCGGTGTCGCCTGACATTATTGTGATCTCGTTCAACGCCGAGGCGCGAGCCTGGGAATACAGTAAAACTGTGGCTGAGTTGAACCAGAAAGTGGAGAACCTGCGGGCCTTGGTGGAGCGCGTGGGCGTGGACCGGAAACAGGTCAAGACCAAGGATTTCAGCATCCAGAAATCCACCAACTGGAACAAGAAACTGGAGAAGCATGAGTTCAACGGGTTCAAGGCTACCCATGCCCTGGAGTTGGAGTTGCCCCTGGAGCGCGACCTGATCAACACGCTGCTGGCCAAGGTGAGCAAGGAGGTGGAAAGCCTGGACTTCCGCATCGCGTTTGGGGTGAAAGACGCGCGGGAGGCCCAGCAGCGGGCCATTCTGGAGGCCATTGCCAAAGCCAAGGAAAACGCCGCGCTCATTGCCCAGGCCACCGGCGTGCAGCTCCAGGAGATCCTGGACATTGACTTCTCTTACCGCGAGATCACGCTCCGCTCCAAGCGCCACGACTACCCGCTCTACGAAGCCGACGCCATGACCCTGTATGAGCCCACCCTGGACTTTGAACCCGATGACATTGACCTCAACGAAACCGTGACCATTGTCTGGCGCATCGCCTAAACCCTTGAATTTTCCGTTTTAGGGCTCATTTTCAGAAATGAAGCCAAAAACGGAAATGCTCCATAGACCTTAGCGGTTTATGAAGCATTTTTTGTGGTGCTTTATTAAAAAGGAGTGTCAAAGAAGAAGCCAGAATTCAGCTTAAACAACCGCCGCTTGCACTGGCCGTGCTTCAAACTGCTGGTACTTCCTCCTGAAATACAACATGGAGAAAATGGTCAGCAACACACCAATGGCGGAAAGGCCAATCACGCTGTTGGAGAAAAACGTGACCCAATTGAGCTGCACTTTCAGAATTTCCTTGCTGAACAACACGCCCACGCTGCCCACATAGCCAAACGAATCTGCCAGGTAAATCAAAAAACCCACGTTGCCTGTGTACTTGAAGCTGGAAATAAGGCGGTCAAAAAACACCGCGTTAAACGGAATGTAGACCATGTACAAACCCAGGCCCACCAACATCATCCACCAGGCGGGTTCCAGAGAATCTGAAAGGAACAGCAAAGTGGAACCGCCCGCCAGCACAAAGCCCAGCAATATGAACACATGGGCGGTCTGCAGGGCGCGGTGGTTGTTTTTGATCAGGACCATGGAGCCGATCAAGACCAGAATAATCAAGGTGATGGGCGTCTCTGTCTGGGTAAAAAGGGCGGGTTGGTTAAAGTAGCCCAGTTCCTTCCACATCTCGGCCCCAAAGTTATCACGGATGTCCCTGAAAATAGTAGCGAAGGCATAAATGACCACGCAGGCCACAATGCCGGCATAGAATTCCTTCACAAAGTTCTTTCGGTCTTGAGGGGTCATGGCGGTGCGTTCAGCACGCAGTTGCACGTCCTGGGCATTGGGAGGCGGAATTTTCTCCATCAAATACACAAACAGCACCAGCGGCGGCACAAACACCGCACCGGTGCAAAACGGCATCCAGAACTCAGACACCCCAAACTGCACCATGAGCCACGCCCCCACTGACTTCACAAACCCCGACGCAAAAATGAAGCTCACCGCCAGCGTGGCGCCAATGAAATCAGTGCTGCGCCGGCCTTCCACGTACGAGAACACCACGCCCCACAGCATGCCCAGCGGAAACCCGTTGATAAACAGAAATACAATGTTGTACGGCATGGGCACCACCGCGAAGAACAGCCAACTCGCCCATGCAATGCCGGTCAACAGCAAAATCACCGCGCCCCTACCCGTGCGCTTGAGCTCAGAGATGTACTTAATGCCGTAGAATTTCGCCAGCAGGTAGCCCAGCATCTGGCTGATCACCAATATGGTTTTGTAACTGTAGCCCGCCACTTCCAGCCCGTCAAAAGTGGCCACCGTGAACGATTTCCGGAACCCGAAAATCATGATATAGGTCAAAAACACCACCACGGCGGCGTACAAGCCCACTTTAATCTGGCTGCGGGACATTTCAGTTTTCTCAGGCATCGGGGGTTTTAGGGTTTAGGAAGTGTTAGTTTAAATCGATTTTCTAGACTGGCTTGGCCTGCCAGATATTTGCTTGGGAAGTGGCGAGAATTTCCGTTTTAGGGCTCATTTTCAGAAATGAAGCAGAAAACGAAAAACCTCCAACCAAGAAGTTTGAAGGCTAGCGCTCGCCGGGTTTGTAGGTGCGTTTGGCGCGTTTCATGACGTCTTCTCTGTAAAAGGCCACGTCTTTGAACTGCACATCAGTGTAGCGTTGGGCCTGGTCATTGAAGTGTGGCGAGGCGGGGTTTCCGCTTTGGCCGCCGGCCAAGATGGATTTTGCTTTCACTTTGTCGCCAAACTCCACCACGGCCACAAAGCTGTTGCCCAGCGTTCCGTACAGTTTTTTGGTGTTGAAAGCGCTGGACCCATAAGACGCCAAAGCGCCCCAATTGCCAGATGCCATGCCTACCGGCAAGCTGGGCTGGGCATCATTAAACGGCTGCTTAATGTCGCCGGTGAGGCGTTGGAAACGGTTAATCTCTCCCCAGGGCGTGCGCCATTGCCCGAAATCTGCCTCTAATTGGTCTAGCGCCTGCTTGAAAATGCTGAGTCGTTCTTTGGCAGGGGCCGTGTTGGCGTAATAGGCAAAGCGCTCCATCACGTTCATGGCGCGCGGGGCGCTTCCGCTTTTCAACAAATGCGTGGCGTAGAAATGCGCCAAAGACATGCCCACAGATTCCTTAGACACCGCAAAATTCCAGGCGCGCAGCACGTCCACGGCTTCTTTGAGCCTCGGGTCACTTGGTTTTTCTGCATCATAGGCTTTCACCAAACCCGGTATCAAGACTTCAAAGCCAGGCAAATACGGGTCATAGGCCAGGTCAATCAGTTTATTAAGCGTGAGATTATTGGCGTTTTTGAGCAGCCTTATGGCGTGGATTCCTCTGAAGTTCTCGGGCGAAGGTGCCATGTACGAGGGGTAATCCTGTGGTTTGGGACTGTACTCGCCCGCGCTGGTGAAAGGCGTGGAATTGCAGTTCTGGATCCAGCCGTTGGGCGGGTTGATCACCCGTATGGTTTCCTCCAGCGGATGAATGCCGTTCCAGTCGGTTTTGGGGTTGCTGCCGTCCACGGGTTTGCTGTAGTCAAAGGCCGGGTCACGGCGCGGGAAGAAGTTGCCGTGGTAATAGGCAATGGTGCCGTCAGCGTCTGCATACACGGTGCCGTTGGAGGAGTTGGTGCGCAACTGCATCATCTGGTTGAATTCCTTGAAATTGCCTTGCTTGGTGCGCGTGTAGGACTGAATCAGGGCTTCAGAAGGTTTCCACATCAAGGCCGTGGCCACCCATTTGTCGCCGTTTTGGTGCGTGATGGGGCCGTGGTGGGTGCGGTACGTGGGGAAGGTTTTCTTCTTGAGTTCGTTGCCAGCTTTGTAGGTTAATGTCACCTGACCCACCGTTACGGGTCGTTTCTCAGTGCCGTAACGGTAGAAATACTGGCCGTTTTCTTGCACAATGGTTTCCTCAAATTCATCTACCACATCTGTGTACGCCGAGGTATGCATCCAGCCGGTTTTCTCGTTGAAGCCCTGGTAAATGAAGAACTGGCCCCAGGTCACGGCGCCGTAGGCATTCAGGCCTTCCTCGCTCACGGCATGCACCTCGCCCCTGAAAAAGAAAGACGTATGCGGATTAATCAGCAACATGGCCTTGCCCGAGGCGGTGCGTTTACCGGAAATTGCGAAGCCGTTGGAACCCTGCGGCTCAGCCAGCAGCGCAGGCTTTACCAGACCACTTCCTTTAGGGGCCACGTAGCCCAGTTTGCCCTTATTTTCATAAAATGCTTTAATGCGATTGGTACTCACGCTTTCAATGTCGCCGCCAATAGAGCCTTCTGAGAAATACATGGGCATCCAGGGTTCAAAGCGGGTGAGCAGTTTAGGGTTAACCTCGGGGTGGGTGTGCAGGTAATAATTAATGCCATCGGCGAAAGCCTGGCACAGCGTTTTGAGCCAGGCGGGACTCTGTTCATATTGCTGCATGGCTTCTTGCTGGGTCATGTACAGTCTCGCGCGCAAATCACTGTACAATTGCTCCTCCCCTTCCACCTCGGCCAGGCGGCCAATGGCCCACAGATAATTGCGCTCCACACGGTTGAAATCGTCTTCGCACTGCGCGTACAGCAACCCGAACACCGCATCGGCGTCTGTCTTGCCATAGATGTGCGGCACGCCAAAATCATCTCTGATAATGGTCACGCGGTTGGCCTGTTCTTTCCAGCGCTGCGCCTCTTGGGTAGACGATGCCTTCTCAGTGGTGGAGCAGGAAAATAGCAGGGAAATAAACAGCACAAGCAGCGCCGATCGGTTTCTGGTTGGGTTCATAGGGCAGGAATAGGAATCCCAAGTTAATCGGAAATGTTAGAATTGCCTACATTCCGCCCACCCACGCAGTGGTCAGGAATTTTTGGTGCGGGATGGTGTAAGTGCCGCGCGCGAAAGGTGGAAGTTTTTAACCTTTCCGTTTTCGGGCTCATTTCTGGAAATGAAGCCGAAAACGGAAAGATTTTCAACGGAAGCGCCTGCCTGTCTAACTTTGACGCTAAGAACTGTTCAGGACGATAAAACTTTAAGACTCTGCCGCAACTTTCTTAATGCCAACTTCCCCCAAAATCTCTGTAATTTGCGAGCTTACTTCTGAATGTGGAGCTGGAAATACTTTATGAAGACGCGCAGTACGTGGCCATCAACAAACCCAACGGGCTGTTGGTGCACCGCACGCGCATGGCTGAGGAGCAAAAGGAATTCGCCCTGCAACTGCTGCGCGACCAACTGGGAATCAAAGTTTTTCCGTTGCACCGGTTAGACCGCGGCACCTCGGGCGTTTTGCTGTTCGCGAAATCTGCGGAAGCGGCGGCGCCTTTGGTACAAGCCTTCACTGACCGCCAGCCCGACAAAACCTACGTGGCCGTGGTGCGCGGCTATGCGCCCGAGGCGGGCACCGTGGACAGCCCCATCAGGCCAGACCGAGACAACGGACTCAAAGAACCGCAGGACGCCGTCACGCATTTTTCAAGATTGGCCACCGTGGAACTTCCCATTGCCGTGGGGCGCTACCAAACCGCGCGTTACAGCCTGGTGAAAGTGAAACCAGAGACCGGCCGTATGCACCAGATCAGAAAGCATTTCGCGCATCTTCGGCACTACATTATAGGCGATAAAAAACACGGCGACTGGCGGCACAACCTCATGTTCCTGGAGCAATTGCAGAGCCCTACCATGCTGTTGCACGCCGCGTCTTTGATCTTTGAGCACCCGTTTACGCAGCAGCAAATTAAGATCACAGCTCCATTGCCGGAAAACATGAAGCAAATCTGCCAGCAATTCGGATGGCCGGCTTCACTTGAAACTATTTTGGGTTCAGAAGCATAAAGCGCTAAATTACAGGAAGCATATTTCGCTTGAACAAATTTCCGTTTTCGGGCTCATTTCTGAAAATGAAGCCAAAAATGTTCGTAGCACTTCCCTAAAAACGGAAAGTTCACACAGCTTTAAATGATACTAATAGTTGCTTCGCTGGAATGCTGATTTCTGCACGCTTTTATCAGCAAATCATCTTACTTTCTTCACTTGGTTTTCTCTTCAGGCTTCTATTCTTATTCTGAAAACCAAGCAGAAGATGATTGCCTAACTCACCAGATTGAAGCGCACGCCTTCAATAGATTTCAAATTTAAATTTCAACTTAACCAACGCATTCCCCAGAAGTTTTTATATTGAATGACCATTCCCCTACTTCTTAAGAAAAGAACTTGAAGTGTCACGTGTAGTTAGGCAAAAACGGAGAGCAGGCTGTTAAAAAATTTGATTTAATAGCGTGACCCATAAGCTTGGCGGGGAACGGCAAATAAAAAGAATGGGCGCTAAGGGCGTTCAGTTTTATGGACAAACCTGGGGAATACAGCACTGACGGCATATTTGCCAAAATGATCAAGAATTCATTGGACCTGCACTGCATTGTCAGTGCGACCGGTGCCCTCTTGTTCGCCAGCCATGCCTGCCACCGCGTCTTGGGCCATGCCCCGGAAGACGTGGAGGGCCGTTCCTTTACTGAGTTTGTGAGCCCGTGTGACGTGGCTGCTGTCACCAGCGCCATGCTGCCCAAGGAAATAAACCAGGAAAGTCAGTTTGAAACCTCGCACCTTCACAAAAACGGCAAGACGGTGCAGATTGAGTGGTCAATGGTGTGGTCTGCCGAGGACCAGGTTTTCTTTTTGGTAGGCCGCGATGTGACGGAGCGCAACAACACCCGACTCCTGCTCCAGCAGCGCGAAGAACTGCATTCTGCCCTGGTAGAACAAGGCGCCGACATGCTGGCGCTCATGAACTCCGAAGGAACTTACACCTACATTGGCGGCTCCACCACGCGGCTGCTGGGCTATGCCCCGGAAGAAATGGTGGGCAAAAGCGCCCTTGAATTTATTCACCCAGATGACCTGGCGTTTTTGCAGGAAAAACTGATGCAAGTGCTAGACCAGGAGGAGTTTCTGCGCATCTCCGGGTTCAGGTTTAAGGCCAAAGACGGTTCCTGGCGCTGGATTGACACCACTGCCAGCAACCAGCTGCACAACCCCAGCATACAGGCCCTGGTCATCAGCTCCAGAGACATCTCAGACCAGATGATCAACAACATCAGGCTGCAGGAAAACGAACAGAAGTACCACAACCTCTTTGAGA
This region of Rufibacter sp. LB8 genomic DNA includes:
- a CDS encoding acylase; the encoded protein is MNPTRNRSALLVLFISLLFSCSTTEKASSTQEAQRWKEQANRVTIIRDDFGVPHIYGKTDADAVFGLLYAQCEDDFNRVERNYLWAIGRLAEVEGEEQLYSDLRARLYMTQQEAMQQYEQSPAWLKTLCQAFADGINYYLHTHPEVNPKLLTRFEPWMPMYFSEGSIGGDIESVSTNRIKAFYENKGKLGYVAPKGSGLVKPALLAEPQGSNGFAISGKRTASGKAMLLINPHTSFFFRGEVHAVSEEGLNAYGAVTWGQFFIYQGFNEKTGWMHTSAYTDVVDEFEETIVQENGQYFYRYGTEKRPVTVGQVTLTYKAGNELKKKTFPTYRTHHGPITHQNGDKWVATALMWKPSEALIQSYTRTKQGNFKEFNQMMQLRTNSSNGTVYADADGTIAYYHGNFFPRRDPAFDYSKPVDGSNPKTDWNGIHPLEETIRVINPPNGWIQNCNSTPFTSAGEYSPKPQDYPSYMAPSPENFRGIHAIRLLKNANNLTLNKLIDLAYDPYLPGFEVLIPGLVKAYDAEKPSDPRLKEAVDVLRAWNFAVSKESVGMSLAHFYATHLLKSGSAPRAMNVMERFAYYANTAPAKERLSIFKQALDQLEADFGQWRTPWGEINRFQRLTGDIKQPFNDAQPSLPVGMASGNWGALASYGSSAFNTKKLYGTLGNSFVAVVEFGDKVKAKSILAGGQSGNPASPHFNDQAQRYTDVQFKDVAFYREDVMKRAKRTYKPGER
- a CDS encoding pseudouridine synthase, with the protein product MELEILYEDAQYVAINKPNGLLVHRTRMAEEQKEFALQLLRDQLGIKVFPLHRLDRGTSGVLLFAKSAEAAAPLVQAFTDRQPDKTYVAVVRGYAPEAGTVDSPIRPDRDNGLKEPQDAVTHFSRLATVELPIAVGRYQTARYSLVKVKPETGRMHQIRKHFAHLRHYIIGDKKHGDWRHNLMFLEQLQSPTMLLHAASLIFEHPFTQQQIKITAPLPENMKQICQQFGWPASLETILGSEA
- a CDS encoding DUF5690 family protein, with protein sequence MPEKTEMSRSQIKVGLYAAVVVFLTYIMIFGFRKSFTVATFDGLEVAGYSYKTILVISQMLGYLLAKFYGIKYISELKRTGRGAVILLLTGIAWASWLFFAVVPMPYNIVFLFINGFPLGMLWGVVFSYVEGRRSTDFIGATLAVSFIFASGFVKSVGAWLMVQFGVSEFWMPFCTGAVFVPPLVLFVYLMEKIPPPNAQDVQLRAERTAMTPQDRKNFVKEFYAGIVACVVIYAFATIFRDIRDNFGAEMWKELGYFNQPALFTQTETPITLIILVLIGSMVLIKNNHRALQTAHVFILLGFVLAGGSTLLFLSDSLEPAWWMMLVGLGLYMVYIPFNAVFFDRLISSFKYTGNVGFLIYLADSFGYVGSVGVLFSKEILKVQLNWVTFFSNSVIGLSAIGVLLTIFSMLYFRRKYQQFEARPVQAAVV
- a CDS encoding SIMPL domain-containing protein, coding for MERKLTISGKGQVAVSPDIIVISFNAEARAWEYSKTVAELNQKVENLRALVERVGVDRKQVKTKDFSIQKSTNWNKKLEKHEFNGFKATHALELELPLERDLINTLLAKVSKEVESLDFRIAFGVKDAREAQQRAILEAIAKAKENAALIAQATGVQLQEILDIDFSYREITLRSKRHDYPLYEADAMTLYEPTLDFEPDDIDLNETVTIVWRIA